One Setaria viridis chromosome 5, Setaria_viridis_v4.0, whole genome shotgun sequence genomic region harbors:
- the LOC117858541 gene encoding dehydrin DHN3: MEYQGQHGHATNQANEYGNPVAAGHGATGVGAAGDQVQPMRDDHKTDGLLRRSGSSSSSSSEDDGMGGRRKKGIKEKIKEKLPGGNKDSTGQQHTTTGGAVGQQGHAGATGTGAHGTEGTGEKKGLMNKIKEKLPGQH; the protein is encoded by the exons ATGGAGTACCAGGGGCAGCACGGCCACGCCACCAACCAAGCCAACGAGTACGGCAACCCGGTTGCCGCTGGGCATGGCGCCACCGGCGTGGGTGCTGCCGGCGACCAGGTCCAGCCCATGAGGGACGACCACAAGACCGACGGCCTCCTTCGCCGCTCCGGCAGCTCCAGTTCTAGTTCG TCTGAGGATGACGGCatgggcgggaggaggaagaagggcatCAAGGAGAAGATCAAGGAGAAGCTCCCCGGGGGCAACAAGGACAGCACCGGCCAGCAGCACACGAcgaccggcggcgccgtcggccaGCAGGGGCACGCTGGCGCAACCGGCACAGGTGCGCATGGCACGGAGGGCACCGGAGAAAAGAAGGGACTCATGAACAAGATCAAGGAGAAGCTTCCCGGGCAGCACTGA